A stretch of DNA from Gimesia chilikensis:
TGGACGTTCAATTTCCCAACCCAGGCGTTCCAGGCCATCACAGAAGACATCCCGTCGCTGCTGGTACTCGGCGGCGATACTGTCGACGGCGGCTTCACAGTGCCGCATGGCGACGATGGCTGCAATCTGAACCGGCTGAAACAGGCCGTAGTCGTAGTAGCCTTTAATGGTGGAGAGTGCCCGCACCATTTCCGAGTTGCCTGAGCAGAAGCCGATACGCCAGCCAGCCATGCTGAAGCCTTTACTCATAGTTGTGAATTCAACGCCGACGTCTGTGGCACCGGGAGTAGCGAGGAAGCTGGGAGCCTTATAGCCATCGAAGCAGATGTCGGCGTAAGCGAAGTCGCTGATCACCATGAAAGAGTACTTGCGGGCCAGGCGGACCAGCTCGACATAGAAATCCTGTTCAATGACGGTCGCGCTCGGATTGTGGGGGAAGTTGACCACAACGACCTTGGGTTTGGGATACAGGTGTTCGCAAGTGTAAGCGATGTTCGAGAGGAATTGATCCGGCTCGCGGACGTCGAGTTCAATCACGTTACCTGCAGCCAGCATCACGGCATAGACGTGGACCGGGAACGAGGGGGACGGCACGATGGCAGTGTCCCCGGGGCCCATCAGTGCCAGGCACATGTGGCTGAAGCCCTCTTTAGATCCGATACAGGTC
This window harbors:
- a CDS encoding aminotransferase class I/II-fold pyridoxal phosphate-dependent enzyme; the encoded protein is MRGESEVPSSDDGFTIPVAERVKRLPPYLFGKINKLKYQKRVAGIDVIDLGMGNPTDPPDPLIVEKMSEALADPRNHRYSVANGIANLRKEVTARYWKKYGVRLDPDSEVVTCIGSKEGFSHMCLALMGPGDTAIVPSPSFPVHVYAVMLAAGNVIELDVREPDQFLSNIAYTCEHLYPKPKVVVVNFPHNPSATVIEQDFYVELVRLARKYSFMVISDFAYADICFDGYKAPSFLATPGATDVGVEFTTMSKGFSMAGWRIGFCSGNSEMVRALSTIKGYYDYGLFQPVQIAAIVAMRHCEAAVDSIAAEYQQRRDVFCDGLERLGWEIERPKAGMFIWAKIPEPWAQMGSIDFAMKLLDEGGVAVSPGRGFGEDGEGYLRMAIVENSQRLRQAVKQIGKVMKSEEIAANK